The Xylanivirga thermophila genome window below encodes:
- the hisG gene encoding ATP phosphoribosyltransferase has protein sequence MITIALAKGRLADNAVKLFNKSGIQCSEYDDVSRKLIFHSVNKDIRFALVKPSDVPTYVEYGAADAGIVGKDTLMEDKRFLYEILDLGYGQCKMVVAGFPEKKDTWITSNNMRVATKYPNIAKEYFAQRGEWIEIIKLNGSVELGPIMGLSDVIVDIVESGKTLEENGLVVLEEICNISARLIVNRVSLKTKNIVIKHLIDSLDKALKEDIND, from the coding sequence TTGATTACTATAGCACTGGCAAAAGGAAGGCTTGCTGATAACGCAGTGAAACTTTTCAATAAAAGCGGCATACAATGTTCCGAATATGATGATGTTTCACGCAAATTAATATTCCATTCAGTTAATAAAGATATTCGTTTTGCATTAGTAAAACCAAGTGATGTACCTACATATGTGGAATATGGGGCAGCTGATGCAGGAATAGTAGGAAAGGATACCCTCATGGAGGATAAAAGGTTCCTCTATGAAATATTAGATCTTGGGTATGGGCAATGCAAAATGGTAGTAGCTGGATTCCCAGAGAAAAAGGATACATGGATAACTAGCAACAATATGCGCGTGGCTACCAAATATCCCAATATAGCCAAGGAATACTTTGCCCAAAGGGGTGAGTGGATCGAAATTATAAAATTAAACGGCTCTGTAGAGTTAGGCCCTATAATGGGACTATCCGATGTAATAGTAGATATAGTAGAAAGTGGCAAAACTCTCGAAGAAAATGGTCTGGTGGTATTAGAAGAAATATGTAATATAAGTGCCCGATTGATAGTAAATCGGGTTAGCCTAAAGACTAAAAACATTGTAATAAAGCATCTTATAGATAGCTTGGATAAAGCACTTAAGGAGGATATAAATGATTAA
- a CDS encoding cyanophycinase, giving the protein MIEKAKGRLVIIGGAEDKQGDCIVLRRLVDISGKYDSKIIIVTAATEYPNELGKKYANIFKSIGAKHVETIDILHRKDANDIKNIDRIKDASCVFFTGGDQLRITSIIGGTLIQDELQILYEKGVVIAGTSAGASVMSETMIVSGNNDDSPRKCTLKMSPGLGLLKGVVIDQHFAQRGRIGRLLTAIAQNPSMLGIGIDEDTAIVVMPDASFEVVGSNAVTIVDATKMDHTNVSELKPDEILALTNITIHVLPNGYKFDINKRQPVMRRY; this is encoded by the coding sequence ATGATAGAAAAAGCAAAAGGGCGACTGGTAATAATAGGAGGAGCAGAAGATAAACAAGGTGATTGCATAGTTTTAAGACGACTGGTAGATATATCTGGAAAATATGACTCAAAAATAATAATAGTTACAGCTGCTACCGAATATCCTAATGAGCTCGGCAAAAAATATGCTAATATATTTAAATCTATAGGAGCGAAACATGTAGAAACGATTGATATACTCCATAGGAAAGATGCAAATGATATAAAAAATATAGATAGAATAAAAGACGCATCTTGTGTTTTTTTTACTGGTGGAGATCAGTTGCGTATTACTTCCATTATTGGAGGGACCCTTATACAGGATGAATTACAAATTTTATACGAAAAAGGAGTAGTTATTGCTGGCACGAGTGCAGGGGCTTCCGTAATGAGTGAAACTATGATAGTCTCTGGTAATAATGATGATTCTCCTAGGAAATGTACTTTAAAGATGTCCCCAGGTTTAGGTCTATTAAAAGGAGTAGTAATCGACCAACATTTTGCTCAAAGAGGGCGTATTGGAAGATTGCTAACAGCAATAGCACAAAATCCTTCAATGTTAGGTATTGGAATAGATGAAGATACTGCTATAGTAGTCATGCCAGATGCTTCATTTGAAGTAGTAGGGTCAAATGCTGTTACTATTGTAGATGCAACAAAAATGGATCATACAAATGTATCAGAACTTAAACCAGATGAAATACTAGCCCTTACTAATATAACAATACATGTTTTGCCAAATGGATATAAGTTCGATATTAACAAGCGTCAGCCTGTAATGAGGAGGTACTAA
- a CDS encoding histidinol-phosphatase HisJ family protein, whose product MIDYHLHSTYSMDGKMTMEEACIQAIELGLKEIVFTDHVELCWPGNNTPFDINSLSGYLEHIDEVADKYSDKLTIKKGMELGLEPDRLDTLSYIVDTYPVDFIIGSVHVIDGQDPYLRAYYDGKTKEESYIRYYTEILNIIKRFDKFSVLGHLDYVKRYSPFQWDKDDYKIGYDIIDEILKLLIQKGKGIEINTSGYRHISEAPMPHFNIIKRYKELGGKVITIGSDAHTTEHMAFRFDDTIKSLQNMGITSIATFSNMQPSFITL is encoded by the coding sequence TTGATTGATTACCATCTTCATTCTACATATTCAATGGATGGAAAGATGACTATGGAGGAGGCTTGTATACAGGCTATAGAATTAGGTCTTAAGGAAATTGTGTTTACCGATCATGTTGAACTATGCTGGCCAGGTAACAATACACCCTTTGATATAAATAGTCTATCAGGCTATTTGGAACATATAGACGAGGTGGCGGACAAATATTCTGATAAGCTAACAATCAAAAAGGGTATGGAACTGGGTTTGGAACCAGATAGATTAGATACACTTTCTTATATAGTAGATACATATCCTGTAGATTTTATAATAGGCTCTGTGCATGTTATAGATGGACAGGATCCCTATCTAAGGGCATATTATGATGGAAAGACAAAAGAAGAAAGTTATATACGGTATTATACTGAGATATTAAATATAATTAAAAGATTTGATAAATTTAGTGTATTAGGACATTTAGATTATGTAAAGCGTTATTCACCGTTTCAATGGGATAAGGATGATTATAAAATAGGATATGATATTATAGATGAAATTTTAAAACTCCTCATCCAAAAAGGAAAAGGCATAGAAATAAATACTTCCGGATATAGACATATATCAGAAGCTCCGATGCCACATTTTAATATAATAAAAAGGTATAAGGAATTAGGTGGAAAAGTAATAACCATAGGCTCAGATGCCCATACTACGGAGCATATGGCCTTTCGATTTGATGATACAATAAAATCACTACAAAATATGGGAATAACCTCTATTGCTACATTTTCCAATATGCAACCTTCATTTATAACTTTATAA
- the hisA gene encoding 1-(5-phosphoribosyl)-5-[(5-phosphoribosylamino)methylideneamino]imidazole-4-carboxamide isomerase, with translation MIIYPAIDIKDKKCVGLTQGKLSDKIVYYDNPVYVAEKWVRSGAQFLHIIDLDGAFDKPSTNMNIIQDIVNKVPIPIQVGGGIRSIDCIKFYLDMGISRIILGTAAINNISMIEKAVKLFKHKIAIGIDAKDGLVAINGWTKQSHTTAIELAQKMENIGIKTIIYTDIYRDGTLSGPNIDYTEKLIRNTNIDIITSGGIGNYEDIKSVKAIGAAGVIIGKALYEGKIDLKTAITMGEE, from the coding sequence TTGATAATATATCCAGCTATAGACATAAAAGATAAAAAATGTGTTGGGCTGACACAAGGTAAATTATCGGATAAAATAGTATATTATGACAATCCTGTATATGTGGCAGAAAAATGGGTCAGAAGTGGTGCACAATTTTTACATATAATAGATTTGGACGGCGCATTTGATAAGCCTAGTACTAATATGAATATAATACAAGATATAGTAAATAAAGTTCCGATACCAATACAGGTAGGTGGTGGTATTCGTTCCATAGATTGTATAAAGTTTTATTTAGATATGGGTATATCAAGGATAATATTAGGTACTGCAGCTATAAATAATATATCTATGATTGAAAAGGCTGTAAAATTATTTAAACATAAAATAGCCATAGGAATAGATGCTAAAGATGGCCTAGTGGCTATAAATGGATGGACCAAACAAAGCCATACAACGGCTATTGAGCTAGCTCAAAAGATGGAAAACATAGGCATAAAAACAATTATATATACGGATATTTATCGAGATGGAACGCTCTCAGGACCTAATATAGATTATACTGAAAAGCTTATAAGAAATACTAATATTGATATAATTACATCTGGTGGTATAGGTAATTATGAAGATATAAAATCTGTAAAAGCTATAGGTGCTGCAGGGGTTATAATAGGCAAGGCCTTATATGAAGGAAAAATAGACCTAAAAACAGCCATAACTATGGGGGAGGAATAA
- the cphA gene encoding cyanophycin synthetase → MQICNIKAFKGRNIYSHNEVIKLVVDLEEWTDIPTNEIDGFNENLLKYLPGLKKHACSLGYEGGFVKRLTDGTYLAHVIEHSAIEMLNMLGYNIGFGKARQVDNTSKHIIVYSYINEVAGIEIGKLAFKLIKNLCHGQKIDLDTKLKIIKEKADKYEFGPSTRAIIDAAKAEGIPLTHIGNRSLFQLGYGKYQKRIEATIPESTSCIAVDIACDKSTTKQILHEMDIPIPIGEVCTTYNDAVLIAEEIGYPVVVKPENGNQGKGVSIGLNNENEVAFAFKIAKKISDYVIVEKYIPGNDYRVLVVGDKVAAVAQRVPAYVIGDGKHPISYLISSKNMDPLRGEGHEKPLTKIKIDEVTIAVLRKQNYTLDSIPGSGKKIYLKNNANLSTGGEAIDCTDKIHPVNCQLAIQASKIIGLDIAGVDITCKDISIPITQSGGAIIEINASPGLRMHLHPSKGKPREVGKTIIDFLYPPNSKNSIPIVSVTGTNGKTTTVRMIGHILKVNGLNVGMTTTGGVYINDKCIIEGDTTGPASAQSILRDKSIDIAILETARGGIIRSGLGYDLSDIGVLTNISEDHLGIDGIYTTDDLLFVKSLVLEAIKKDGYAVLNADDPMVVKAAKNVRCKIIYFSKMENNIIVHKHLQSDGIGVFLRDGYITIGTGNSFVQSIHISKIPATYNGRLVHNVENSLAAVSIAYALNVPLSIIEKGLCSFYSDELQNPGRFNIFNVKDFRVIVDYGHNIAGYKAVAEAVKDMGANRLIGIIGVPGDRDDESIKEVGRFAAQIFDDMIIKEDLDLRGRTQGEVASILQEGALSSGINKDHIKIIYKETEALKWAMLQAKPGDLIVVFFEHFKPIIDIIKNASLNSNAFKASKMSMQI, encoded by the coding sequence ATGCAAATTTGCAATATAAAAGCCTTTAAAGGCAGAAATATTTATAGTCATAATGAAGTAATAAAATTAGTTGTTGATTTAGAAGAATGGACTGATATACCAACAAATGAAATAGACGGGTTTAACGAAAATCTACTTAAATATTTACCTGGATTAAAAAAACATGCTTGCTCCCTTGGTTATGAGGGAGGATTTGTAAAACGTTTGACAGATGGAACATATCTCGCCCACGTTATAGAACATAGTGCAATTGAAATGCTCAATATGCTTGGTTATAATATAGGTTTTGGTAAGGCAAGACAAGTAGATAATACCAGTAAACATATAATTGTGTATTCATATATAAATGAAGTAGCTGGAATAGAAATAGGGAAACTAGCATTTAAATTAATTAAAAATTTATGTCATGGGCAAAAAATAGACCTAGATACCAAGCTAAAGATAATAAAAGAAAAGGCAGATAAATATGAATTTGGCCCTAGTACCAGGGCAATTATAGACGCTGCAAAGGCAGAGGGTATTCCATTGACCCATATAGGAAACAGAAGCTTATTTCAATTAGGTTATGGCAAATACCAAAAAAGAATAGAAGCTACAATACCAGAAAGTACAAGTTGCATTGCTGTAGATATAGCGTGTGATAAAAGTACAACTAAACAAATTTTACATGAAATGGACATCCCGATACCAATAGGAGAAGTATGTACAACATACAATGATGCTGTCTTAATAGCTGAAGAGATTGGATATCCTGTTGTAGTAAAGCCGGAAAACGGTAATCAAGGGAAGGGTGTTTCCATAGGATTAAATAATGAAAATGAAGTAGCTTTTGCATTCAAAATAGCTAAAAAAATAAGTGATTATGTAATAGTAGAAAAGTATATACCAGGAAACGATTATCGTGTACTTGTAGTGGGAGATAAAGTAGCAGCAGTAGCCCAAAGGGTTCCAGCATATGTTATAGGAGATGGTAAACATCCTATATCATATTTAATAAGTTCAAAAAATATGGACCCCTTAAGAGGTGAAGGGCATGAGAAACCCCTTACCAAAATCAAAATAGATGAAGTTACCATAGCTGTTTTAAGAAAACAAAATTATACTTTAGATAGTATTCCAGGCTCAGGTAAAAAGATTTATTTAAAAAATAATGCCAATTTGAGCACTGGAGGAGAAGCTATAGATTGTACTGATAAAATACACCCTGTTAATTGTCAATTGGCAATACAAGCATCTAAAATTATAGGTCTTGATATAGCAGGAGTAGATATAACTTGTAAAGATATATCCATACCTATAACACAAAGTGGAGGAGCTATTATCGAAATCAATGCGTCCCCAGGACTTAGAATGCACTTACATCCTTCGAAAGGTAAACCACGTGAAGTTGGAAAGACTATTATAGATTTTTTATATCCACCTAATAGTAAAAACTCTATTCCTATTGTCTCTGTAACTGGAACAAACGGAAAAACAACTACAGTCAGAATGATAGGACATATACTGAAGGTAAATGGATTAAATGTTGGTATGACTACTACAGGCGGAGTATATATAAATGATAAATGTATAATAGAAGGTGACACTACAGGACCAGCTAGTGCCCAAAGTATACTTAGAGATAAAAGTATAGATATAGCTATACTTGAAACAGCCAGAGGAGGAATTATTAGGTCTGGGCTTGGATATGATTTAAGTGATATAGGCGTATTAACAAATATAAGTGAGGATCATTTAGGAATAGACGGAATATATACAACAGATGATCTGTTATTTGTAAAGTCATTAGTATTAGAAGCTATAAAAAAAGATGGGTATGCTGTATTAAATGCAGATGATCCGATGGTGGTAAAAGCTGCAAAGAATGTACGATGTAAGATAATATATTTTTCTAAAATGGAAAATAATATTATAGTTCATAAACACTTGCAAAGTGATGGAATAGGAGTATTTTTAAGAGATGGGTATATAACCATAGGTACTGGAAATAGCTTTGTACAAAGCATCCATATTTCAAAAATACCTGCTACCTATAACGGAAGACTGGTGCATAATGTAGAAAATAGTTTGGCAGCTGTAAGCATAGCCTATGCTTTAAATGTACCATTATCTATAATTGAAAAAGGTTTATGTTCATTCTATAGCGATGAGCTCCAAAATCCAGGACGATTTAATATATTCAATGTAAAAGATTTCAGGGTGATAGTAGATTATGGACATAATATTGCAGGATATAAGGCAGTGGCAGAAGCAGTTAAAGATATGGGAGCTAACAGATTAATAGGTATAATAGGCGTACCAGGTGATCGAGATGATGAATCAATAAAAGAAGTAGGTAGATTTGCAGCACAAATATTTGATGATATGATAATAAAGGAAGATTTAGATTTAAGAGGAAGAACTCAAGGAGAAGTAGCATCAATATTGCAAGAAGGTGCACTTTCATCTGGTATAAATAAAGATCATATAAAAATAATATATAAAGAAACAGAAGCATTAAAATGGGCAATGCTACAAGCTAAACCAGGAGATTTAATAGTAGTTTTCTTCGAACATTTTAAACCTATTATAGATATTATAAAAAATGCAAGTTTAAATTCAAACGCATTTAAAGCAAGTAAGATGAGTATGCAGATATAA
- the hisB gene encoding imidazoleglycerol-phosphate dehydratase HisB — MSRKIALHRATNETDVTVKLDLDGKGKTDIDTGIGFLDHMLIQLAVHGMLDLYIKCQGDIEVDGHHTVEDIGIVLGKCFAGAVGNKKDINRYATIFLPMDESMAMVSIDISGRPYLYYEIPLMTPMVGDFDTQLVEEFFRAFAVHGGMTLHIKVLYGKNTHHMIEAIFKAFARAINKAASLNPGSGLLSSKGILD, encoded by the coding sequence ATGAGTCGCAAAATAGCATTACACAGGGCAACCAATGAAACCGATGTAACTGTCAAATTGGATCTAGATGGCAAAGGCAAGACAGATATTGATACGGGTATAGGTTTTTTAGATCATATGCTAATTCAACTTGCAGTACACGGTATGCTAGATTTGTATATCAAATGCCAGGGAGATATAGAAGTAGATGGACACCATACAGTAGAAGATATAGGTATTGTACTTGGCAAGTGCTTTGCTGGAGCTGTAGGGAATAAAAAGGATATAAATCGCTATGCTACAATCTTTCTACCAATGGATGAAAGCATGGCTATGGTAAGTATTGATATAAGCGGCAGACCTTATCTATATTATGAAATACCTCTTATGACTCCAATGGTAGGAGACTTCGATACACAGTTGGTAGAAGAGTTTTTTAGGGCTTTTGCAGTACATGGAGGGATGACACTCCACATAAAAGTATTATACGGTAAAAACACCCACCATATGATAGAAGCCATATTCAAGGCTTTTGCAAGGGCTATTAATAAGGCTGCATCGTTAAATCCAGGCTCAGGGTTATTATCTTCAAAGGGAATTTTAGATTAA
- the hisC gene encoding histidinol-phosphate transaminase, with protein sequence MNEYIKNCLKLFKNYKAENSRYKIKLDANENPFNMPYEVRKALANELLSGECKTNRYPDPNADKLRTAIANYCNVSKEQVIVGNGSDENIQMIVNAFVDREDKVLCPYPSFSMYGVYATIGGGITINIPLDENFEYDINTYKEAIDRYNPKVIFLCTPNNPTGNVISQDFITDILDYYQGLVIIDEAYYEFYGHTMLNDIIEYPNVIFIRTFSKAFGLAGLRIGYMVCNKNLAEQVLKVKPPYNINSFSQKAALYMLDNIEVINKHIQYIKDERQRLFEKLNQIENIKVFPSHTNFLLIKTENIEQIRQSLKNEGISVRKFYSEPLLDDYIRVTVGNAEENKLFLDVLSNNIERKDETL encoded by the coding sequence ATGAATGAATATATAAAGAATTGTCTTAAGCTGTTTAAGAATTATAAAGCAGAGAATAGCAGGTATAAAATAAAGCTCGATGCAAATGAAAACCCCTTTAATATGCCATATGAAGTAAGGAAAGCTTTAGCTAATGAGCTCTTATCCGGTGAATGTAAAACAAACAGATATCCTGATCCCAACGCTGATAAATTAAGAACAGCAATTGCAAATTACTGTAATGTATCAAAGGAACAGGTAATAGTAGGGAATGGATCAGATGAAAATATACAAATGATTGTAAATGCTTTTGTAGATAGAGAAGATAAAGTATTGTGTCCATATCCATCGTTTAGCATGTATGGAGTATATGCAACCATAGGAGGAGGTATTACAATAAACATACCTTTGGATGAAAATTTTGAATATGATATTAATACATATAAGGAAGCCATAGATCGATATAACCCTAAAGTAATATTTTTATGTACTCCAAACAATCCAACCGGGAATGTGATTAGTCAGGATTTTATAACGGACATATTAGACTATTATCAGGGGTTAGTTATAATAGATGAAGCCTATTATGAGTTCTATGGGCACACCATGCTAAATGACATTATAGAATACCCTAATGTAATATTTATTAGAACATTCTCAAAAGCATTTGGATTGGCAGGTTTACGTATAGGCTATATGGTGTGCAATAAAAATTTAGCAGAGCAAGTATTAAAGGTGAAGCCTCCCTATAACATCAATAGCTTTTCCCAAAAGGCAGCCCTCTACATGTTAGATAATATTGAAGTTATAAACAAGCATATACAATATATAAAAGATGAGAGACAACGCCTGTTTGAAAAATTAAACCAAATAGAAAACATAAAGGTATTTCCTTCACATACCAACTTTCTTTTAATAAAAACAGAGAATATAGAACAGATACGTCAAAGCTTAAAGAATGAGGGTATTTCTGTAAGAAAATTTTATTCAGAGCCCTTGCTTGATGATTATATAAGAGTAACCGTAGGAAATGCTGAAGAAAACAAACTTTTTTTAGATGTACTTTCTAATAATATTGAAAGAAAGGATGAAACATTATGA
- the hisD gene encoding histidinol dehydrogenase produces the protein MIKFIDGMGKDIKWIKSNINRPTTIEVQEQKNAVVDILNNVQQFGDDAILEYTYKFDGVKFDGSNYFEVSENEIKAAFKKVDKSFTDVLKKSRDNILKFHIMQKQNSWMSFKNGITLGQKIEPLEKVGVYVPGGRAAYPSSVLMNVIPAKVAGVDEIIMVTPPQRDGSINSNTLVAASISGVDRIFRIGGAQAIGALAFGTNTIPQVDKIVGPGNIYVALAKKEVYGYVDIDMIAGPSEILIVADDTANPEFIAADLMSQAEHDPMACAILITTSKQLGEAVMDNLNKQIINLSLKDTIKASLANYGAIITVDSINKAIDITNLIAPEHLELAVKNPFDWLGYIKNAGAIFLGQYTPEPLGDYMAGPNHVLPTGGTAKFFSPLGVENFIKKSSVISYTDKALCNIYKEVACFARAEGLTAHANSMQVRFEKNE, from the coding sequence ATGATTAAATTTATTGATGGAATGGGAAAAGATATAAAATGGATAAAATCAAATATAAATCGACCTACAACTATAGAAGTACAAGAGCAAAAAAATGCAGTAGTAGATATTTTAAACAACGTTCAGCAGTTTGGCGATGACGCTATTTTAGAATATACATATAAATTTGATGGTGTAAAATTTGATGGCAGCAACTATTTTGAAGTATCAGAAAATGAAATAAAAGCTGCGTTCAAAAAGGTTGATAAAAGCTTTACAGATGTGCTAAAAAAATCTAGGGACAATATATTAAAATTTCATATAATGCAAAAACAAAACAGCTGGATGTCATTCAAAAATGGCATAACTTTGGGGCAAAAGATAGAACCTCTGGAAAAGGTAGGAGTATATGTACCTGGAGGGAGGGCAGCCTATCCATCATCGGTGCTTATGAATGTCATACCGGCAAAGGTGGCCGGAGTAGACGAGATCATAATGGTTACTCCTCCCCAAAGGGATGGAAGCATCAACTCAAATACGCTAGTAGCAGCTAGTATATCTGGAGTAGATAGGATATTTAGAATAGGTGGTGCTCAAGCCATAGGAGCACTTGCCTTCGGAACCAATACAATCCCCCAAGTAGATAAAATAGTAGGACCTGGCAATATATATGTAGCCCTTGCCAAAAAAGAAGTATATGGGTATGTGGATATAGATATGATAGCGGGACCAAGTGAAATACTAATAGTGGCAGACGATACTGCCAATCCTGAATTTATAGCTGCAGACTTAATGTCACAAGCAGAACATGATCCTATGGCATGTGCTATACTTATAACTACCAGTAAACAATTAGGTGAAGCTGTTATGGATAACTTAAATAAACAAATAATAAATTTATCATTAAAGGATACCATAAAGGCTTCTTTAGCGAATTATGGCGCTATAATTACAGTAGATAGTATAAACAAGGCCATAGATATAACCAATCTAATTGCTCCTGAGCACCTCGAACTAGCTGTTAAAAATCCTTTCGACTGGTTGGGATATATAAAAAATGCTGGGGCTATATTCTTAGGACAATATACTCCCGAACCCCTCGGAGATTATATGGCAGGACCAAATCATGTGTTGCCTACTGGTGGTACTGCAAAATTCTTTTCTCCACTTGGAGTAGAGAATTTTATAAAAAAGTCCAGCGTAATATCCTATACAGATAAAGCATTATGCAATATATATAAGGAAGTGGCATGTTTTGCAAGAGCAGAAGGATTAACCGCCCATGCCAATTCCATGCAAGTGAGGTTTGAGAAAAATGAATGA
- the hisZ gene encoding ATP phosphoribosyltransferase regulatory subunit, with product MPITNHYIPEGMQDFLPDECYNKRQIEDMVRNSFYSSGYNEVETPAFEHFDMFAYEKSPIEQQSMYKILEAGSPILVLRPDFTMPIARLTANKFKDTLLPIRLFYIGNVYRYEDIQIAKQREIAQAGAELLGISGPEGDGEIIAMAIQSLIDLKLTDFKIDIGQVEFFKGLIEEAQLNNDTAEKIRIFIDHKDMLGLELFLKSLSVSDEIKQILWQLPRLYGNIDVLNEATDLTKNRRCLDAIDNIYQVYEILKDYGFERYISFDLGMVQSINYYTGIIFRGIIRSLSYPICGGGRYDNLVRRFGYDIPATGFALGIKRILVSIERQNGLRHVPNIDVLISFDRSSRKQAYKMAEKLKTKRQRIELFYSGSWSSAKDYALEKGIKKVLLITDNIIKEVVI from the coding sequence ATGCCAATTACAAATCATTATATTCCCGAGGGAATGCAAGATTTCTTACCTGATGAATGCTATAACAAAAGGCAGATAGAGGATATGGTTAGAAATAGCTTTTATTCAAGTGGATACAATGAAGTAGAAACTCCCGCCTTTGAGCATTTTGATATGTTTGCATATGAGAAAAGTCCCATAGAACAACAAAGCATGTATAAAATATTAGAGGCCGGCAGTCCCATACTTGTGCTACGTCCTGATTTTACAATGCCAATTGCCCGCTTAACAGCCAATAAGTTTAAGGATACTTTATTACCCATAAGGCTTTTTTATATAGGCAATGTTTATAGATATGAAGATATACAAATCGCTAAACAAAGAGAAATTGCCCAAGCTGGCGCTGAGCTTTTAGGTATATCAGGGCCAGAAGGTGATGGGGAAATTATAGCTATGGCTATACAATCCCTTATAGATTTGAAATTAACAGATTTTAAAATAGATATAGGTCAGGTAGAATTTTTTAAAGGGTTAATAGAAGAAGCCCAGTTAAACAATGACACTGCTGAAAAAATCCGGATATTTATAGATCATAAGGATATGCTTGGATTAGAACTTTTTCTTAAAAGTCTATCCGTATCAGACGAAATAAAACAAATACTTTGGCAACTCCCGCGATTATACGGAAATATAGATGTATTAAATGAAGCTACAGATCTAACAAAAAACAGAAGATGCTTAGATGCCATAGATAATATATATCAAGTATATGAAATACTAAAGGATTATGGATTTGAAAGATATATAAGCTTTGATCTAGGTATGGTACAAAGTATAAATTATTATACAGGTATAATATTTCGTGGTATTATTAGATCCCTTAGTTATCCCATATGTGGTGGAGGGAGATATGATAATCTTGTTAGGAGATTTGGATATGACATTCCAGCTACAGGATTTGCTCTGGGTATAAAGAGGATATTGGTATCTATTGAACGACAAAATGGATTACGTCATGTGCCTAACATAGATGTACTAATTTCATTTGATAGATCCAGCCGTAAGCAAGCCTATAAAATGGCAGAAAAATTAAAAACTAAACGACAAAGGATAGAATTGTTTTATTCTGGCAGCTGGTCTTCTGCAAAAGATTATGCCTTAGAAAAAGGCATAAAAAAAGTACTACTAATAACTGATAATATAATAAAAGAGGTGGTCATTTGA